The following coding sequences lie in one Peribacillus frigoritolerans genomic window:
- a CDS encoding YozQ family protein, giving the protein MDSKQSKNESSEVAGRIYDVSDYKREDPLSSGLARTHEQVSDTYAEGEIKAVIDDVNGRDIEIAKERSKEER; this is encoded by the coding sequence ATGGATAGCAAGCAATCAAAAAATGAATCTTCAGAAGTTGCCGGAAGAATATATGATGTCAGCGATTATAAACGGGAAGATCCATTATCCTCTGGACTGGCCAGAACTCACGAACAAGTCTCCGATACTTATGCGGAAGGCGAAATAAAGGCAGTCATTGATGATGTAAACGGAAGAGATATTGAGATTGCAAAAGAAAGATCTAAAGAAGAAAGGTAA
- a CDS encoding energy-coupling factor ABC transporter ATP-binding protein encodes MDEHIFHIEGLTHQFADGTFALNDLSLTIQHGKKIALLGNNGAGKSTLFLHLNGLLQPTAGTIRFKGKKMKYDRKSLLSLRKQVGIVFQDPDSQLFSANVQQDISFGPMNLGLNRIKVQEKVNWAMAQTEVTELKDRPTHFLSLGQKKRVAIAGILAMEPDVWLLDEPTAGLDPYFSRQIMALLDSIHHPDKTIILSTHDVNLAYQWADEVVVMNDGKVIYQGDPISVFHDEDVLLQAHLEKPWVFEMFQALLQSRNPSERDFFPRTKKELLQKLETERIY; translated from the coding sequence ATGGACGAGCATATTTTTCATATAGAAGGCCTCACCCATCAATTCGCAGATGGAACGTTCGCTTTAAACGATCTGTCGCTAACGATTCAACATGGTAAAAAGATTGCATTATTAGGCAATAATGGTGCCGGCAAATCGACTTTATTCCTCCATTTAAATGGTCTTTTACAACCTACAGCAGGAACAATCAGATTTAAGGGCAAGAAAATGAAATATGACCGTAAATCATTATTATCATTACGAAAGCAAGTCGGGATCGTTTTTCAAGATCCCGACTCGCAGCTCTTTTCCGCTAATGTACAACAGGATATATCGTTTGGACCGATGAATTTAGGATTGAATAGAATTAAGGTCCAGGAGAAAGTAAATTGGGCAATGGCCCAAACGGAAGTAACGGAACTGAAAGACAGACCTACCCATTTTTTGAGCCTTGGGCAAAAAAAACGTGTCGCCATTGCGGGGATACTCGCCATGGAACCCGATGTCTGGCTCTTGGACGAGCCTACCGCTGGATTGGATCCTTATTTCTCAAGACAGATCATGGCTCTGCTGGACAGTATCCATCACCCTGACAAAACGATTATCCTATCAACTCATGATGTTAATTTAGCTTATCAATGGGCTGATGAAGTCGTTGTCATGAACGATGGTAAGGTCATATACCAAGGGGACCCTATTTCCGTTTTCCATGATGAAGACGTTTTGCTGCAGGCACATCTGGAGAAACCGTGGGTTTTTGAAATGTTTCAGGCCCTTCTTCAATCAAGGAACCCTTCTGAAAGGGACTTTTTCCCAAGAACGAAGAAAGAATTGCTTCAAAAGTTGGAGACAGAAAGAATTTATTAA
- the cbiQ gene encoding cobalt ECF transporter T component CbiQ yields the protein MLLIDKYAYFNGLKDVHPLEKMVFALSLLLFSLTVRDMAVSLITFTVMSALIIFAAKIPLSYYLKLLLLPGFFILSGTITILFSFTSKFTSISNIWWSWKVGNWQIFISDDSVGTVANLITVVLGSISCLYFLTLTTPITVILSVLRKFKVPSLLIDLIELTYRFIFIFLDTALAIHQAQASRLGYVSLRKGIRSLGLLISSLFLGVLQRSGQLTMAMNARGYQENLSYIEDTYAYSSRNWLIAIAILGSLIFINGYL from the coding sequence CTTTCCCTTTTGCTGTTTTCGTTAACGGTAAGGGATATGGCCGTTTCGCTCATCACTTTTACGGTGATGAGCGCTTTAATCATTTTTGCGGCAAAAATCCCGCTTTCCTATTATCTTAAATTACTTCTATTGCCAGGATTTTTTATACTATCTGGAACAATTACCATCCTTTTTTCTTTCACAAGTAAATTTACATCGATATCGAATATATGGTGGTCCTGGAAGGTCGGGAACTGGCAAATATTCATAAGCGATGACAGCGTCGGTACAGTGGCCAATTTGATCACTGTCGTATTGGGCAGCATCAGCTGTTTATATTTCCTTACCTTAACTACACCCATTACCGTCATCCTATCCGTGCTGCGAAAATTTAAAGTGCCTTCCTTATTGATCGATTTAATAGAATTGACCTATCGCTTCATCTTTATTTTTTTAGATACAGCTTTGGCCATTCACCAAGCACAAGCTTCACGGTTGGGGTATGTTTCATTAAGGAAAGGCATACGTTCACTCGGATTACTAATCTCGTCTTTATTTTTAGGAGTATTGCAGCGCTCTGGGCAATTGACGATGGCCATGAACGCAAGAGGCTATCAGGAGAATCTTTCCTATATCGAGGATACTTATGCCTATTCCTCACGCAATTGGCTGATCGCGATTGCAATATTAGGAAGCTTAATCTTTATTAATGGATATTTGTAA